Proteins from a genomic interval of Tautonia rosea:
- a CDS encoding twin-arginine translocation signal domain-containing protein, with protein sequence MVTTSRRQFLQAGIGLAAASGFASPNLVAQEPGDRPKRSDLVRVLNPKTRVPLSFIIDDSTCLVNLAHFCIPQFAEVFPDQYLQPWQELPREIPDSFVRSFGEWCHDHGVKGKYSIVPYPACVGWIDREMPGWSRRQLEDSLQLVRTLMMPDWDIHPEMITHTWAINTKTGRPYEERTERFMENWGFSVGKSVDELTDYFAYALRLLKNVGLPCEGVTTPGGFGSRVLPELSQATFESVRDVFGAEIPHYFRHLYTDDRSVAPRVEYASGLDGDDPRCVVSIIGCTGDWFGGWDGLTPGSVDQFITEDLKGGRLPEVIDRGEPAVLVCHWPGIYFNGDELGFNIFKEIVARLNAAYDNLIWMKNSEIARYWAARELTTISADADQVSFRAPYACPGFTVEVDGPPPGLPTLQGADGASISLREVRGPLQLDHGTWCRTTQGSIVCFDLSKGPSRLVWKTDA encoded by the coding sequence ATGGTGACGACCTCTCGCCGCCAATTTCTCCAGGCCGGAATCGGTCTGGCCGCCGCTTCGGGCTTTGCCTCGCCGAACCTCGTCGCCCAGGAACCGGGCGATCGGCCGAAGCGATCTGATCTAGTTCGCGTCCTGAACCCGAAAACGCGAGTCCCCCTCAGTTTTATCATCGACGACTCGACCTGCCTGGTAAATCTCGCCCACTTCTGCATCCCTCAATTCGCCGAGGTCTTTCCCGACCAGTACCTCCAGCCCTGGCAAGAGCTTCCCCGAGAAATCCCAGATTCCTTCGTCCGATCATTCGGCGAGTGGTGCCACGATCACGGCGTGAAAGGCAAGTACAGCATCGTTCCCTATCCAGCCTGCGTTGGTTGGATCGACCGAGAGATGCCCGGCTGGTCGCGCCGCCAACTGGAAGATAGCCTCCAGCTGGTCCGGACCCTGATGATGCCCGACTGGGACATCCATCCCGAGATGATCACCCATACCTGGGCCATCAACACCAAAACGGGCCGCCCTTATGAGGAACGCACCGAGCGCTTCATGGAAAACTGGGGGTTCAGCGTCGGCAAGTCAGTCGATGAGTTGACCGATTATTTCGCCTACGCCCTCCGATTGCTCAAGAATGTCGGTCTGCCTTGCGAAGGGGTCACGACTCCGGGCGGCTTCGGCTCTCGGGTCCTACCGGAACTCTCTCAGGCTACCTTTGAATCGGTCCGAGACGTCTTCGGCGCCGAGATCCCGCACTACTTCCGCCACCTCTACACCGACGATCGCAGCGTGGCCCCTCGGGTCGAGTACGCCTCGGGCCTCGACGGCGACGACCCCCGCTGTGTTGTCTCGATCATCGGCTGTACAGGCGACTGGTTCGGCGGCTGGGATGGTCTGACCCCCGGCTCGGTGGACCAGTTCATCACCGAGGACCTCAAGGGCGGTCGCCTCCCCGAGGTCATTGACCGCGGTGAACCAGCCGTCCTCGTCTGCCACTGGCCCGGCATTTATTTCAACGGCGACGAGCTTGGATTCAACATTTTCAAGGAGATCGTCGCCCGCCTGAACGCTGCCTACGACAACCTGATCTGGATGAAAAACTCCGAGATTGCCCGCTACTGGGCTGCCCGGGAGCTGACGACCATTTCGGCCGACGCCGATCAGGTCTCCTTCCGCGCCCCTTACGCTTGCCCCGGATTCACGGTCGAGGTCGATGGCCCCCCGCCGGGTCTGCCCACGCTCCAGGGTGCTGACGGCGCTTCAATTTCCCTACGAGAGGTGCGCGGGCCGCTCCAGCTTGACCACGGGACCTGGTGCCGGACGACCCAGGGCTCCATCGTTTGCTTTGATCTATCGAAAGGCCCCTCACGCCTCGTTTGGAAGACTGACGCCTGA